Proteins encoded together in one Cicer arietinum cultivar CDC Frontier isolate Library 1 chromosome 4, Cicar.CDCFrontier_v2.0, whole genome shotgun sequence window:
- the LOC101492316 gene encoding uncharacterized protein, with translation MSINQLESQHQIFEPYNIVTPLEDIPTIIHESIANEAYMNFQSQQHHQHQIDIPLWTNEFSMTTTRDSPFLFCHDSKLVFESLMSNSEGDDSFSSSEKCSEFHYCSHNKQICEHLSQQHKKVLECDDPTDQKSHEVSFQKTQKESCTKQSSPCDLAFATPSNYDFEITEKGKRRLRWTKELHETFIMIVNRLGGPENAKPKAILEMMGLDVLTISHVKSHLQKYRSTFHTHKSLNGISEEGQKSNGINELQIKIQMQIEESRQLQLEVEKSNQRQLEMQQNLQLVIEHQKKQLKLMLDQKMQKTKLKKISNSE, from the exons ATGTCCATAAATCAATTGGAATCTCAACATCAAATTTTTGAGCCCTACAACATAGTCACTCCTCTAGAGGACATACCAACAATCATTCATGAATCAATTGCAAATGAAGCTTATATGAATTTTCAATCTCAACAACACCATCAACATCAAATTGATATTCCTCTTTGGACCAATGAATTTTCCATGACAACAACAAGAGACTCACCTTTTCTGTTTTGTCACGACTCTAAATTGGTTTTTGAATCTTTAATGTCTAATAGTGAAGGTGACGAtagtttttcttcttctgaaaAGTGTAGTGAATTTCACTATTGTTCTCATAACAAGCAAATTTGTGAGCACCTTTCACAACAACATAAGAAGGTGTTGGAGTGTGATGATCCAACAGATCAAAAGTCCCATGAAGTTTCCTTTCAGAAAACTCAG AAGGAATCATGCACAAAGCAGTCTTCACCTTGTGACTTAGCTTTTGCAACACCTAGCAACTATGATTTTGAGATAACAGAAAAGGGTAAAAGAAGATTAAGATGGACAAAAGAATTGCATGAGACATTTATTATGATTGTCAACCGCCTTGGTGGTCCAGAAa ATGCAAAGCCTAAGGCTATATTAGAGATGATGGGTTTGGATGTGCTAACCATTTCTCATGTTAAAAGTCATTTACAG AAATATCGTTCTACCTTCCACACGCACAAATCCTTGAATG GAATATCTGAGGAAGGACAAAAATCAAATGGGATTAATGAGCTTCAAATCAAAAT TCAAATGCAAATAGAGGAATCGCGACAACTCCAACTTGAGGTTGAGAAGAGCAATCAACGGCAATTAGAG ATGCAGCAAAATTTACAACTCGTTATTGAACATCAGAAGAAGCAACTCAAATTAATGTTAGATCAAAAAATGCAAAAAACCAAACTGAAGAAAATTTCTAATTCAGAATAG
- the LOC101491981 gene encoding uncharacterized protein produces MNDNKIDCLGRIQQNHRLNGDFNYELGNCSSSSQYFDMRHVSSNIGNFSQPFSMSCVGEMEDPSCIIQSQNQGQGKSSSTIISRFESPNSAFYATEICMNFPQYDSQVGNDSNPFLISQFSKVNDLEFPLYQCPRENIFLDSTNQANTNFEFSNSNPLQPMMRSQLNSDQCIRSPENSNKILSGNFHSVEQHKFFIDDAASISMSPLIPSKGNQDHKVSCGSYDMPVSQLNFSYQQEKLSPTISTGNLSTICGNYPASNGSSVCSKTRIRWTQDLHEKFVECVNRLGGAEKATPKAILRLMESDGLTIFHVKSHLQKYRIAKYMPESTQGKSEKRTNVENVHLDVKSGLQIREALQLQLDVQRRLHEQLEIQRKLQLRIEEQGKQLKMMFDQQQKTNTQNLDNTENNNNKPISPKDIEVSILEGSENSLFPSKIS; encoded by the exons ATGAATGACAACAAGATTGATTGTTTAGGAAGGATTCAACAAAACCATAGATTAAATGGTGATTTTAATTATGAGCTAGGAAATTGTTCTAGTTCTAGTCAATATTTTGATATGAGACATGTTTCCTCAAATATTGGAAATTTTAGTCAACCATTTTCTATGTCATGTGTTGGAGAAATGGAAGATCCATCATGTATAATCCAAAGTCAAAACCAAGGACAAGGAAAATCATCTAGCACTATTATAAGCCGTTTTGAGTCACCAAATTCAGCTTTTTATGCAACTGAAATTTGCATGAATTTTCCACAATATGATTCCCAAGTTGGTAATGATAGTAACCCTTTTTTAATATCTCAATTTTCTAAGGTTAATGATTTGGAATTTCCTTTGTATCAATGTCCAAGGGAAAATATTTTCCTTGATTCAACAAATCAAGCTAACACCAACTTTGAGTTTTCAAATTCAAACCCTTTGCAACCAATGATGAGATCTCAATTAAATAGTGATCAATGTATTAGATCTCCTGAAAATTCCAATAAAATCCTAAGTGGAAATTTTCATTCAGTTGAACAACATAAATTCTTCATTGATGATGCTGCATCAATTAGTATGAGTCCATTAATTCCTTCTAAAGGAAATCAAGATCATAAA GTTTCTTGTGGTTCATATGATATGCCTGTTTCACAGCTGAATTTCTCTTATCAACAAGAGAAACTTTCTCCAACAATTTCAACAGGCAATTTGTCAACTATTTGTGGAAATTACCCTGCTTCTAATGGATCATCAGTGTGTAGTAAAACGAGAATAAGATGGACTCAAGATCTTCATGAGAAGTTTGTGGAGTGTGTGAATCGGCTTGGAGGCGCCGAGA AGGCAACACCAAAAGCTATATTAAGGTTGATGGAATCAGATGGATTGACTATTTTTCATGTTAAAAGTCATTTGCAGAAATATAGAATTGCAAAATACATGCCAGAATCAACTCAGG GCAAATCTGAGAAAAGAACCAATGTAGAGAATGTGCATCTTGATGTCAAATC TGGCTTGCAAATTAGAGAGGCACTTCAACTGCAACTAGATGTTCAGAGGCGTCTTCATGAACAACTAGAG ATTCAGAGAAAATTACAATTGAGAATTGAGGAACAAGGAAAGCAGTTAAAGATGATGTTTGACCAACAGCAGAAGACAAACACTCAGAATTTGGACAATacagaaaataataataataaaccaaTTAGTCCTAAAGATATTGAGGTTTCAATTTTGGAAGGGTCTGAAAATTCCTTATTCCCTTCAAAGATAAGTTAG